GCGTCAGCTCCGGTGATGGTGGAAACGATCGGTCCACCCACGATTTCTCGGGCCTTGCCTACCGTGACAACCTCGGGACGGTCATGGCCCACACCGGCCTTGGCGCTGGCTGCGATAGCCTCGGCCAGATCCTTGGGGTAAGTGGAGGTACCGGCGGGGTCAGCCCAGACCGAGGCGCGGGGGCCGGGGACGCCGGCCTCCTGTGCAGCCAGGGTGCGTTCCTTGCTGGTGGCCCACTGGATGAACTTCCAGGCGTTGTCCTGGTTGCTCGAGGCCTGGTTGACGGCCAGGCCCCACGACGGGATGTTGTACGGCTTGGAGCCAGCCGGTCCGGCGGGAAGCGCGGCGAAGCCAACGGTGTCCGCGACCTTCGACTTGGCCGGGTCCGTCGCGTTCTTGTAGAGCGAGTCCGCCTCGGTGTAGAAGGCGGCCTTGCCCTGGGTGAAGATTGCCATGGCCTCGGGCCAGCTCATGTCCGTGCTGACGTTCTTGGGGCCGTAGTTCTTGATCAGGCCGCCGTAGTAGGCGTAGGCCTTCTTGGCGGCGTCGCTGCCGACGGCGGACTTGCCGCTGGCGTCGGTGAAGTCACCGCCGAAGCTGTACAGGAAGCTGGAGAACTGGGTCACGGCGGCGGATTTGCCGGTACGTGCCACGAAGCCCGCGGTGTCCGGGGAGGCGGCCGCGATGCTCTTGGCCGCCGCTTCGAGCTCCTCCATGGTCTTGGGAACCTCAAGGCCGGCGGCCTTCAGCAGGTCCTTGCGGTAGTACAGCACTTCGCGCTCGGTGATGATCGGGACGCCGACGACCTTGCCGTCTGCGCTGGTGGCCTTGACCGGGCCCTCCTGGTAGTCCTTCCAATCCCAGGTGGCGTCTTGGGAGACCTTGTTCGTCAGGTCCGCGAGGTAGCCGTTCTTGGCGAATGCCTTACCCTCCTGGAGCGGGCGGTACATCATGACGTCGATCTCGTCGCTGCCTGCGTTGAGCTTGACGTTGTACTGGTCCGAGAGCTGGTCTTCGCCGAGCTGGGTGAGTTCGACCTTGAGTCCAGTGGACTTCTCGAATTCCGGGATGGCCGCCTTGATT
This genomic interval from Micrococcaceae bacterium Sec5.7 contains the following:
- a CDS encoding sugar ABC transporter substrate-binding protein; this encodes MKRRSIVKYAAVAAALSLGLTACGGGSGSSDAKAAGTVRVTLANHVWTEGIKAAIPEFEKSTGLKVELTQLGEDQLSDQYNVKLNAGSDEIDVMMYRPLQEGKAFAKNGYLADLTNKVSQDATWDWKDYQEGPVKATSADGKVVGVPIITEREVLYYRKDLLKAAGLEVPKTMEELEAAAKSIAAASPDTAGFVARTGKSAAVTQFSSFLYSFGGDFTDASGKSAVGSDAAKKAYAYYGGLIKNYGPKNVSTDMSWPEAMAIFTQGKAAFYTEADSLYKNATDPAKSKVADTVGFAALPAGPAGSKPYNIPSWGLAVNQASSNQDNAWKFIQWATSKERTLAAQEAGVPGPRASVWADPAGTSTYPKDLAEAIAASAKAGVGHDRPEVVTVGKAREIVGGPIVSTITGADASAAADTANDAFQKFLDSEKK